In a genomic window of Syntrophorhabdus sp.:
- a CDS encoding methyl-accepting chemotaxis protein: MAGNLKISTKLGIGAAVLMVLIFFMGGLGYYYLDRSGRSMDHIVKNNYGRIVAFKKVKDAVDTIDKSMLSMALTKDQGIKAADKARIDEARKSYGEAIKKIEGVMANVKDPKTRAEFEGLLAKIKEQLGKGKEHNVKLATFAMEGKNDEASAIWSEHTSTISNTIDSLFKQLVKLSEERIETRFNDLTRETASARIVFIVISIVIMGLIAAGTFITVRMITRSLDEGVKVANRLAEGDLTVDVKVTSRDEMGALLESLGNMVTKWRGVVHEINTSADNIASASHELSASAVQMSKGSDEQAQMSVQVATASEEMSQTVIDVARNTGNIAVSGQETVEVARSGKEVVDMAVREVEEIASTVDESAAMVRSLGELSKQIGEIVNVINEIADQTNLLALNAAIEAARAGEHGRGFAVVADEVKKLAERTGNSTAEIAEMIGNIQKEVNRAVDAMEDVKKKVSSGADLSQQAGHALNNIVKKVDDLQLMVQQIASATEEMTATSEGISKDIDSIANISKETSSASNQVSQASDELSRLSVSLQGVVKEFTV; this comes from the coding sequence ATGGCAGGCAATCTCAAGATCAGTACGAAACTCGGTATCGGCGCGGCAGTTCTCATGGTCCTTATCTTCTTTATGGGCGGCCTGGGGTACTATTACCTCGACCGCTCGGGCCGCTCGATGGACCACATCGTCAAGAACAACTACGGAAGGATCGTGGCCTTCAAGAAGGTCAAGGACGCCGTGGACACCATCGATAAATCCATGCTCAGCATGGCCCTGACGAAGGACCAGGGCATCAAGGCGGCGGACAAGGCGCGGATAGATGAGGCGCGCAAGTCCTACGGCGAGGCGATCAAGAAGATCGAGGGCGTCATGGCCAATGTGAAAGACCCGAAGACCCGGGCGGAGTTCGAAGGCCTCCTCGCGAAGATCAAGGAACAGCTGGGCAAGGGCAAGGAACACAACGTGAAGCTGGCGACGTTCGCGATGGAAGGGAAGAACGACGAGGCGTCGGCCATATGGTCGGAGCATACGAGCACCATATCGAACACCATCGACAGCCTCTTCAAACAGCTCGTCAAGCTGAGCGAGGAGCGGATAGAAACGCGCTTCAACGACCTTACCCGCGAGACCGCGAGCGCGAGGATCGTCTTCATCGTCATCTCCATCGTCATCATGGGCCTCATTGCCGCGGGAACGTTCATCACCGTCAGGATGATCACGAGGTCCCTCGACGAGGGCGTGAAGGTCGCCAACAGGCTTGCCGAAGGCGACCTGACGGTGGACGTGAAGGTGACGAGCCGCGACGAGATGGGCGCCCTTCTCGAATCGCTGGGGAACATGGTCACGAAGTGGCGCGGCGTCGTGCATGAGATCAACACATCCGCGGACAACATCGCCTCAGCGAGTCATGAACTGAGCGCCAGCGCCGTCCAGATGTCGAAGGGATCCGACGAGCAGGCCCAGATGTCCGTGCAGGTCGCGACGGCCTCGGAAGAGATGAGCCAGACCGTCATCGACGTGGCCAGGAACACGGGCAACATTGCCGTGTCGGGGCAGGAGACCGTCGAGGTCGCCAGAAGCGGCAAGGAGGTCGTCGACATGGCCGTCAGGGAGGTCGAGGAGATAGCGAGCACCGTCGATGAGTCGGCCGCGATGGTCCGCTCCCTGGGTGAGCTTTCCAAGCAGATCGGTGAGATCGTCAACGTTATCAACGAGATAGCCGACCAGACGAACCTTCTGGCGCTGAACGCCGCCATCGAGGCGGCCCGCGCCGGCGAGCACGGCCGCGGGTTTGCCGTCGTCGCCGACGAGGTCAAGAAGCTCGCCGAGAGGACGGGCAATTCCACGGCGGAGATCGCCGAGATGATCGGCAATATCCAGAAAGAGGTCAACCGGGCGGTCGACGCCATGGAAGACGTGAAGAAGAAGGTGTCCTCGGGCGCCGACCTCTCACAGCAGGCGGGCCACGCCCTCAACAACATCGTCAAGAAGGTCGACGACCTGCAGCTCATGGTCCAGCAGATAGCCTCCGCCACGGAAGAGATGACGGCGACTTCCGAAGGCATCAGCAAGGACATCGATTCCATCGCCAACATATCGAAGGAGACATCCTCCGCCTCGAACCAGGTCAGCCAGGCGTCCGACGAGCTCTCCCGCCTGTCGGTAAGCCTCCAGGGCGTGGTGAAGGAATTTACCGTCTGA
- the bioA gene encoding adenosylmethionine--8-amino-7-oxononanoate transaminase, giving the protein MYSSEQLKDWDKRYIWHPFTQMGDYMRSDPLVIERGEGFHLIDTEGRRYIDGVSSLWVLVHGHGRKELTDAMERQSKELCHSTMLGLTNVPAVVLAKRLAEITPRGLEKVFYSDNGSTSVEIAVKMSYQYWQQKGEKRRKRFISFLNGYHGDTIGSVSVGGIDLFHKVYRPLLFRSYKSPSPYCYRCPMKLDRASCGMACVEEFERVVKRYRDEVCAVVIEPLVQGAGGMITQPDGFLRKISTIAKENGLHFIADEVAAGFGRTGTMFACEQEGVEPDFLCLAKGITGGYLPLAATVTTGEIFSGFLGRFDEFKTFFHGHTYTGNPVACAVAIENLALFEKERTIERMADKIALLREELKRFADLPAVGEVRQRGFMVGIELVKSRKTRRPYPPAAKVGQNVTVAARKRGAIIRPLSDVIVLMPPPGIDVGTLKELVDVTYDSIKEVTGAP; this is encoded by the coding sequence ATGTACAGCAGCGAACAACTGAAGGATTGGGACAAGCGTTACATCTGGCACCCCTTTACCCAGATGGGGGATTACATGAGAAGCGATCCGCTCGTCATCGAGCGCGGTGAAGGCTTCCATCTCATAGATACCGAGGGAAGGCGTTACATCGACGGTGTTTCCTCATTGTGGGTTCTCGTCCACGGACATGGCCGAAAAGAGCTTACGGATGCCATGGAGAGGCAATCGAAGGAGCTTTGCCACTCGACCATGCTCGGTCTTACCAATGTCCCCGCCGTTGTCCTCGCGAAACGGCTCGCGGAGATCACTCCCCGGGGCCTCGAGAAGGTGTTCTACTCCGACAACGGCTCCACGTCGGTGGAGATCGCGGTGAAGATGTCCTACCAGTACTGGCAGCAGAAGGGGGAGAAGAGAAGAAAGCGCTTCATATCCTTCCTCAACGGCTACCACGGCGACACGATAGGCTCCGTGAGCGTGGGCGGCATCGACCTCTTTCACAAGGTCTACAGGCCGCTCCTCTTCCGGTCGTACAAGTCGCCGTCGCCCTACTGCTACCGTTGTCCCATGAAGCTCGACCGCGCCTCCTGCGGCATGGCCTGCGTCGAAGAGTTCGAGCGCGTCGTGAAACGGTACCGGGACGAGGTCTGTGCCGTCGTGATCGAACCCCTCGTCCAGGGGGCCGGCGGGATGATCACCCAGCCCGACGGTTTCCTGAGAAAGATCTCAACGATCGCGAAGGAGAACGGGCTCCATTTCATCGCCGATGAGGTGGCAGCGGGCTTCGGCCGCACGGGGACCATGTTCGCCTGCGAGCAGGAAGGCGTCGAACCCGATTTCCTCTGCCTTGCGAAGGGGATCACGGGAGGGTACCTGCCGCTCGCGGCCACGGTCACGACGGGGGAGATCTTCAGCGGTTTTCTCGGCCGCTTCGACGAGTTCAAGACCTTCTTTCACGGTCACACCTATACGGGGAACCCCGTTGCCTGTGCCGTCGCCATCGAGAACCTCGCCCTTTTCGAGAAGGAGCGGACGATAGAGCGCATGGCGGACAAGATAGCCCTGCTTCGGGAGGAGCTGAAACGCTTCGCTGACCTTCCCGCCGTGGGGGAGGTGCGCCAGAGGGGCTTCATGGTCGGCATCGAGCTCGTGAAGAGCAGGAAGACCCGAAGGCCCTATCCCCCGGCCGCGAAGGTCGGTCAGAATGTCACCGTGGCGGCGAGGAAGCGGGGTGCCATCATCCGGCCGCTCAGCGACGTCATCGTCCTCATGCCGCCTCCCGGCATAGACGTGGGGACGCTCAAGGAGCTTGTGGACGTGACGTACGATTCCATAAAAGAAGTGACCGGCGCGCCCTAG